The bacterium DNA window GGTCGCACCGGGGGGGGCGTCGAAGGGCTCCGACTGCGTTCCGTCCGCCTTGAGCGAGGTAATCCGGAGTTTTCCGGGGAAAAGAGAGGTGTTTCTGCCCCGCACCGCTATCGAGAAGGGGAGGTTCACGTCCTTTTTGAGGCTCCAGCTATATACGGTCGCCGCCGTCTTGCCGACGTAGATGTTTTCGGTGGCGATAAACCCTCCGGCGCTCCCCCAGAACGCCCCCAGCGCGACCGCCAGCGGTGCGAGATGAACGAGGGGAAACCCCAGAAACCCCCACCTCCGCCGCCATCCCCGGAGTCCGTCCTCCGAGACGGAAAACCCCGCCGCCGCAAGTGCCTCTTTCGCGCCCGTCCCGTGAAGATAGAGCTTCTCCTGCGGTTTTCCCGTACCGGCGAAATCCCGAAAGCCGTCCAGGGAACGCCTGAAACCGCAAAGGGAGAGATTCAGGCAAAAGAGGGCGAAGAGGCCCCGGTAGAGGAAGCTCTTGTGGAAGTCGTCGAGGCCGAGGACGGCGATGACGCTCCCGAAAAACCCGTAAAGGTTCCGGTACTCCTCCGCCGAAAGACCCTTCGGCCAAAGCCCGAAGGTCCCGACCGCCCCGAGGGAGGCCAGAAGGAGGAGAAGAACCACCGTCACCCGAAGGGAGGAGGCGAATTTAAAGAATGCTCGCGTCAAAAGTCTCTCCGGTCAAAACCCTTAGTGGCTTTAGAAAAAACATCCAGAGAAGCTGGTTTATTTACCGGCAAACTATTTCGGCTAAGGGCAAGGAGTCCGAAGGGCGCGATGTCGAAGGCAGTATCGTGAATACGCCGAGACTCGCGCCCGAGAAACGACGCAGCCCTTCGCCGAAAGAGGAAGCCGGTTAGTCCTATGATTGCTCAGAGTAATATTCCCGGCAAGAAAAAAGCCCGCGAGGATTAACCCGCGGGCTTTTGGTGTTCAGCAAATCCCTGGCGAGGGATTTATTACATCATGCCGCCCATTCCGCCCATGCCGCCCATGTCGGGAGCGCCGTGGCCTTCGTCCTTCTTCGGGATTTCGGCGACCATCGCCTCCGTGGTGAGGAGGAGACCGGCGACGCTGGCCGCGTTCTGAAGCGCGGTGCGGGTGACCTTGGTGGGGTCGATGATGCCGGAGCGGAGCATGTTGACGTACTTGCCGTTGTAGGCGTCGAAGCCCATCGCATTTGCCCTGCTGCGTACGTCGTTGACGACCACGGAGGGCTCGCCGCCGGCGTTCTTGACGATCTGGCGGAGGGGCTCTTCGAGAGCCTTGGCGACGATGCGCGCGCCGACCTTCTGGCCTTCGCTGAGGCGCAGCTTGTCGACGTCGGCGATGCAGCGCAAAAGAGCGACGCCGCCGCCGGGGACGATGCCTTCCTCAACCGCCGCGCGGGTGGCGTGGAGGGCGTCCTCGACTCTGGCCTTCTTCTCTTTCATCTCGGCTTCGGTGAAAGCGCCGACGTTGATGACGGCCACGCCTCCGACCAGCTTGGCGAGGCGCTCCTGGAGCTTCTCGCGGTCGTAATCGGAGGTGGTCTCCTCGATCTGGGCGCGGATCTGCTTGACGCGGGAATCGATGTCGGCCTTGGCGCCGGCACCGTCGATGATGGTGGTGTTGTCCTTGTCGATGCGGACAAGCTTTGAGGTGCCGAGCTCGGCGAGGGTGACGTTTTCGAGCTTGAAGCCGAGCTCTTCGCTGATGACCTGGCCGCCGGTGAGGATGGCGATATCCTGAAGCATCGCCTTCCTGCGGTCGCCGAAGCCCGGAGCCTTGACGGCGGCGACGTTAAGTGTGCCGCGCAGCCTGTTGACGACGAGGGTGGCCAGCGCTTCGCCTTCGAGGTCCTCGGCGACGATTACGATCGGCTTGCCGGTGTTGACGACCTTTTCGAGGACGGGCAGAAGCTGCTTCATCGAGCTGATCTTGCCTTCGTTGATGAGAATGAAGGGATCCTTGAGCTCGGCGACCATCTTGTCGGGGTTGGTGATGAAGTAGGGGCTGAGGTAGCCGCGGTCGAACTGCATGCCCTCGACCACGTCCAGAGTGGTCTCCATGCCCTTGGCCTCTTCGACGGTGATGACGCCTTCCTTGCCGACCTTGTCCATCGCGTTCGCGATGATGTCGCCGATGGTGCGGTCGTTGTTGGCGGAGATGGTGCCGACCTGCGCGATCTCGTTCTGGGTCTTTACTTCCTTGGACATACGGTGGAGGCGGTTCACGCAGACGGTGACGGCCGCATCGATGCCGCGCTTGATGTCCATCGGGTCGTGCCCGGCGGCCACGAGGCGGGAGCCTTCGCGGAAGATAGCCTGGGCGAGGACGGTGGCGGTGGTGGTGCCGTCGCCCGCTACGTCGGAGGTCTTGGAAGCGACTTCCTTGACCATCTGGGCGCCCATGTTCTCGAACTTGTTCTCAAGCTCGATCTCCTTGGCGACGGTGACGCCGTCCTTGGTGACGAGGGGGCTCCCCCAGCTCTTTTCGATGATGACGTTGCGGCCCTTGGGGCCCAAGGTCACCTTGACTGCGTTGGCGAGAGCGTCTACGCCCTTGAGGGTCAGGGCGCGGGCGTCCTGGGAGTACTTGATTTCCTTGGCGGCCATTATTCGATACCTCCTGATATCTGAAATTTAATATTTGAAAGCCTGATTAGTCGATGATGCCCATGATGTCGTCTTCGCGCATGATGAGGAGCTCCTCGCCGCCGATTTTAATCTCGGTGCCCGCGTACTTGGAGAAGAGGACCTTGTCCTTCGCCTTTACGTCGAGGGGAATGAGCTTGCCCTTGTCGTCCTTCTTGCCGGGCCCGGCGGCGACGATCTCGCCTCTCTGGGGCTTTTCCTTGGCGGTATCGGGGATGATGAGACCGCTGGCGGTTTTGTTTTCTTCTTCGAGGCGCTTTACGATTACGCGATCCTGAAGGGGACGGATTTTCATTTCAAATTCCTCCTTGGTGACTTCTATGGAATGGGTTTTATTGTTCGGGGACGAACATGCCCCTGTTGCCGGGGAAGATAATCACGGCAACGGGTCTCGTCAAGCGGTTTTGGATATTTTTTTCGGTCTAAAATGAAAAGAACAGACTGGTGTCCTGTGCGGTTAGTGGCTTCCGTCATTATGGGCGTCGATTCGCCCGATCCGGCCCCGCCCGGCGGCTGCCTGAGAAGGTTGCTCAATCGGCGTTTCAGCCATTTCAGTCTCCTGCGGTATCCGGGAAAGCGGGCCGGGGACCGCGCGAAGTGAGGAGACCGAATACCCGGCCGTATTCGGGCGACGAACGACAAAGCGGATCGGGATGAAGCGGCGTCCATACAGGAAGTGACTAGCCGCACAGGACACTATAGCCCCCTGCGGCGACGCTCCTCGTCCACGTATCTGGCGAAGAGCTCGTCCCACTCGCGGGTGCCGGAGGCTACTTTGCGGGATAACGAGCGGATTTTCTCTTTGGCTTTTTCATGGATGTCGTCGATCTCGGCGAGGCCTTCGGCCAGGGATTCGCGGAGCGCCCTTCTGGCCAGATCGTGGTCGAGGAGGGTGACGCCCTTCTCTTTTCCCAGCGCCCTTACGGCGCGGTTCATCATCGCCAGCACCTTTTCGTCGCTGGGGGTCATTTCAGAACCACTCCCCTATCCTCGGCGAGTTTTCTCAGAATCTTGTCCCTGAGCGCTCCGAGGTCGGCCTTCGCGCTCCGGGCTTCCTTCATGTGGGCTTCGAGTATCTTGTCCGCCTCTTCCCGGAGGCGTTTTTCGACATCGAGCTCCTCGGTCAGCGCTCTTTCTACCGCGTGGACTATCACCGCGCGGTCGCCGCGCACGGCTCCGTACTTCAGAAGCTTGTCGGCGGACCTTTCGGCGATGTTCCTAATCGTTCCCGCAGGTATCAATATCTCTCCATTTCAAGCACCAGCATTTCAAACATTAGAATCGAGGCTGTCTGAAAACGTCGTGAGAAGCCCCGGTTTCAAGGAGACGCGCAGCGAGAAGCGAGACATAACCGGGTGTTAGGCGAGCGCCCGAGCGAGCACGCGACGAAGAAAACGGGGCTCGCAACAGTTTTCAACGGCCTCGATAAGGGGCCGGGTCCGTTCTTCCCGCCTCCGAAAAGCCTTTAAGCCTAAGCAGGCAGCTTTCGCAGTTGCCGCAGCCCCTTCCCTCCGTGTCCGGGTCGTAGCAGGAGCGGGTGAGGGAGTAGTCCACCCCGAGTCCGAGCCCTTTTTTGATTATTTCGGCTTTCGAGAGCCGTATCAGGGGGGCGTGAATGGTGAAGGAGCCCTCCTCGACGCCGGTTCTCGTGCCCGCGTTGAGCGCTTTTTCAAAGGCGCTGAGGAACTTCGGCCTGCAATCGGGGTACCCGGAGTAGTCTACAGCGTTTACGCCGATAAAGATATCCCTCGCTCCGACACCCTCGGCGCGCGCCGCCGCGAAGGAGAGAAATATGATGTTTCTCGCCGGGACGTAGGTGGAGGGTATCTTCTCGCCTATCTCCTCGACCCCCCCACGCTTCGGAACTTCGCTCTGGCCGGTGAGGGCGGAGGGAGCCAGGGCCCCGAGGTCAAGGTCCACCGTCACGTGGGAGGCGCAGCCGAAAGTTTCGGCGATTCTCTTCGAGGCGGCGAGCTCAACG harbors:
- the groL gene encoding chaperonin GroEL → MAAKEIKYSQDARALTLKGVDALANAVKVTLGPKGRNVIIEKSWGSPLVTKDGVTVAKEIELENKFENMGAQMVKEVASKTSDVAGDGTTTATVLAQAIFREGSRLVAAGHDPMDIKRGIDAAVTVCVNRLHRMSKEVKTQNEIAQVGTISANNDRTIGDIIANAMDKVGKEGVITVEEAKGMETTLDVVEGMQFDRGYLSPYFITNPDKMVAELKDPFILINEGKISSMKQLLPVLEKVVNTGKPIVIVAEDLEGEALATLVVNRLRGTLNVAAVKAPGFGDRRKAMLQDIAILTGGQVISEELGFKLENVTLAELGTSKLVRIDKDNTTIIDGAGAKADIDSRVKQIRAQIEETTSDYDREKLQERLAKLVGGVAVINVGAFTEAEMKEKKARVEDALHATRAAVEEGIVPGGGVALLRCIADVDKLRLSEGQKVGARIVAKALEEPLRQIVKNAGGEPSVVVNDVRSRANAMGFDAYNGKYVNMLRSGIIDPTKVTRTALQNAASVAGLLLTTEAMVAEIPKKDEGHGAPDMGGMGGMGGMM
- a CDS encoding co-chaperone GroES; translated protein: MKIRPLQDRVIVKRLEEENKTASGLIIPDTAKEKPQRGEIVAAGPGKKDDKGKLIPLDVKAKDKVLFSKYAGTEIKIGGEELLIMREDDIMGIID
- a CDS encoding DUF507 family protein; amino-acid sequence: MTPSDEKVLAMMNRAVRALGKEKGVTLLDHDLARRALRESLAEGLAEIDDIHEKAKEKIRSLSRKVASGTREWDELFARYVDEERRRRGL
- a CDS encoding DUF507 family protein, coding for MLIPAGTIRNIAERSADKLLKYGAVRGDRAVIVHAVERALTEELDVEKRLREEADKILEAHMKEARSAKADLGALRDKILRKLAEDRGVVLK
- the queC gene encoding 7-cyano-7-deazaguanine synthase QueC; this translates as MKDKSSTLAAGQRPAVILLSGGLDSATTLAIARKKGFVCHALSFRYGQRHHVELAASKRIAETFGCASHVTVDLDLGALAPSALTGQSEVPKRGGVEEIGEKIPSTYVPARNIIFLSFAAARAEGVGARDIFIGVNAVDYSGYPDCRPKFLSAFEKALNAGTRTGVEEGSFTIHAPLIRLSKAEIIKKGLGLGVDYSLTRSCYDPDTEGRGCGNCESCLLRLKGFSEAGRTDPAPYRGR